Proteins found in one Acinetobacter sp. XH1741 genomic segment:
- a CDS encoding YoaK family protein → MPETSNQQETQSTWAICRDPVLLTMVGGAIDTIGFIALFGFFTAHVTGNLVLAGAALVKGGTGVWIKLAAIPLFILTVVITKLLIDRSQVKHKTLSYLFLFEAIFLFAFMVSGLYFEPFKNADAITVALTGGLGLIALAIRNTSSKTLIKNISPSTMMTGNTTQLGIDIANLLKNNNEANRASLLKSASIVIGFVIGAFMGAVLYVYFDFWSVAPFILPILYFSYLASQQKFKQA, encoded by the coding sequence ATGCCAGAGACCTCAAATCAGCAAGAGACACAAAGTACATGGGCCATATGTCGAGATCCTGTTTTACTGACAATGGTGGGTGGGGCAATTGATACCATTGGCTTTATTGCATTATTTGGTTTTTTTACTGCGCACGTTACAGGTAACTTGGTACTGGCAGGGGCAGCCTTAGTAAAAGGCGGTACGGGAGTATGGATTAAGCTTGCTGCTATTCCACTATTTATTTTGACTGTGGTGATTACCAAACTGTTAATTGACCGTAGTCAGGTCAAACACAAAACGCTGTCTTATTTATTTTTATTTGAAGCTATTTTCCTGTTTGCCTTTATGGTGTCAGGGCTGTACTTCGAGCCATTTAAAAATGCCGATGCAATTACCGTTGCCCTCACGGGGGGACTTGGTCTAATTGCCTTGGCTATTCGTAATACTTCCAGTAAAACGCTTATTAAAAATATTAGCCCAAGTACCATGATGACAGGCAACACCACTCAGCTTGGTATAGATATTGCCAACTTGCTCAAAAACAATAATGAAGCCAATCGGGCAAGCTTGCTTAAAAGTGCCAGTATTGTCATTGGCTTTGTGATTGGTGCTTTTATGGGGGCTGTGCTGTATGTTTATTTTGACTTTTGGAGTGTAGCGCCGTTTATTTTACCTATACTCTATTTTTCGTATTTGGCTTCACAGCAGAAGTTTAAACAAGCTTAA
- a CDS encoding alpha/beta fold hydrolase, translating to MTKSSHYFMLTIMGLLSGCQVIHLKESNLSSALKSKNESILTDGTLSHQTQNLLYLVKKNEKTCLQNFDDCLKQVQSLSENSSREERYAALSEIYLAKALDVGRSSQCNSSKSNGCVEQELALYDKSLRYSYVYLFDSEESPFDRVFDHRQNQVRIFYNVALSKLMTTYFNHLNTLHFPPLLKADGHEYHVNFDHALDVQNIEVDTFRSSYNMNFSGFNTVNRRDGLGAEFIVGRKEHDVNHGFILDPDTFYAHETNSNIHLPRFFPVTAIAYPKQKATAEQVIAGADLEIAMFDPYRKDRVKVEGVDYPLTANYSAPYGLWLSKYNLGAAGYWSLVNKESNLIMPHLYMLEPFNPNKKIIVFIHGLASSPEAWVSLTNDIMGDAELRNNYQVWQVFYSTNMPIFESRFQIYSLLNQAFQNIAKDSYAAHDAVLVGHSMGGVISRLLVSDADVTEQAMQKMNEAQLNRLKENPVIRERFQFKSLPYFKRVVFVSAPHHGTDYADSWFTQIARRVIRLPADFFIAVEMRDEKNTKLRKGLIENGASNLSRFSNFMQLTQAIQPSSNVVYHSIMGNINGTTDKSKMSDGIVPYQSSHLGGEQSELIIKGGHSIQTTPEAILELRRILRLHLKQSQSAK from the coding sequence ATGACAAAGTCTAGCCATTATTTCATGCTCACAATAATGGGACTGCTCAGCGGTTGTCAGGTCATTCATTTAAAAGAAAGTAACTTAAGTAGCGCGTTAAAAAGTAAAAATGAAAGTATTTTGACCGACGGTACCTTAAGTCATCAAACGCAAAACTTGCTGTACTTGGTCAAAAAAAATGAAAAAACCTGCCTGCAAAATTTTGATGATTGTTTAAAGCAAGTACAAAGCCTGTCTGAAAATAGCAGCAGAGAAGAGCGTTATGCTGCACTCAGTGAAATTTATTTGGCAAAAGCTTTAGACGTTGGGCGTAGTAGTCAGTGTAATAGCAGTAAAAGTAATGGTTGTGTTGAGCAAGAGCTGGCTTTATATGATAAGAGCTTGCGCTATAGCTATGTTTATTTGTTTGACTCAGAAGAGTCGCCTTTCGACCGAGTGTTCGACCATCGCCAAAATCAGGTACGTATTTTTTATAACGTGGCTTTGTCGAAGCTTATGACCACGTATTTTAATCATTTAAATACGCTTCATTTTCCCCCTTTGCTCAAAGCAGACGGGCATGAGTACCATGTCAATTTTGATCATGCCTTAGATGTACAAAACATTGAGGTCGATACTTTTCGCTCCAGCTATAACATGAACTTTTCAGGGTTCAATACCGTTAACCGTAGGGACGGTTTAGGCGCAGAGTTTATTGTTGGACGTAAGGAGCATGATGTAAATCATGGTTTCATTTTAGACCCCGATACTTTTTATGCTCACGAGACGAATTCCAATATTCATTTGCCACGTTTCTTTCCCGTGACGGCCATTGCTTATCCAAAACAAAAAGCGACAGCAGAACAGGTGATTGCTGGGGCAGACTTAGAAATTGCCATGTTCGACCCGTACCGAAAGGATCGTGTAAAGGTTGAAGGTGTGGATTATCCGCTGACTGCAAACTATTCGGCACCTTATGGGCTGTGGCTGTCAAAATATAATTTAGGTGCGGCGGGTTATTGGTCTTTAGTGAATAAAGAATCTAATTTGATCATGCCGCATTTATATATGCTAGAACCCTTTAACCCCAATAAAAAAATCATTGTGTTTATTCATGGTTTGGCAAGTAGCCCAGAAGCGTGGGTGAGCCTAACTAACGACATTATGGGCGATGCCGAATTAAGGAATAATTATCAAGTTTGGCAGGTGTTTTACTCAACCAATATGCCAATTTTTGAAAGTCGTTTTCAGATTTATTCTTTGCTGAATCAGGCTTTTCAAAACATTGCCAAAGACAGTTATGCTGCACACGATGCTGTGTTAGTCGGGCATAGTATGGGCGGAGTGATTAGCCGATTATTGGTAAGCGATGCCGATGTTACGGAGCAAGCCATGCAAAAAATGAATGAAGCCCAATTAAACCGTTTAAAAGAAAATCCGGTAATTCGAGAGCGTTTTCAGTTCAAAAGTTTGCCCTATTTTAAGCGGGTTGTTTTTGTGTCAGCACCGCATCATGGTACTGACTATGCCGACAGCTGGTTTACCCAAATTGCCCGCCGTGTTATCCGTTTACCGGCTGACTTTTTTATTGCAGTTGAAATGAGAGATGAGAAAAATACAAAACTCAGAAAGGGCTTAATTGAAAATGGAGCGAGTAATTTAAGTCGTTTTTCTAACTTTATGCAGCTCACCCAAGCCATTCAGCCATCGTCCAACGTGGTCTATCACTCGATTATGGGTAATATAAATGGCACCACAGATAAGTCCAAAATGAGTGATGGGATTGTGCCTTATCAAAGTTCACATTTGGGTGGCGAGCAGTCAGAGCTGATTATTAAAGGTGGGCATTCGATTCAAACCACACCAGAGGCGATTTTAGAATTACGCCGTATTTTAAGATTGCATTTAAAGCAGTCACAGTCTGCAAAATAG
- a CDS encoding basic amino acid/polyamine antiporter, whose protein sequence is MSAAKIGLLSLTALVFSSMVGSGVFSLPQNMAQVANGSALLVAWLITGVGIIFLALTLLHLTRQRPDLDGGIYNYAREGFGDLIGFCSAWGYWLCTTIGIVGYVVIAFSGVGMFTDSKDHIIFGEGNTLYSLIGSSIFVWLVHWLVSRGIKEAAVVNLLATIAKIIPMVVFIFFTFIAFKFDLFKLNLNDFSLKVPLWQQVKDLMLITLWVFTGIEGAVVLSSRAKNRNDIGKATILGVLLALSFYVMVTVLAYGVVSREALAGMHNPSMATILQQLIGLPGTVIITIGLIISVSSSYLSWTLFATEIPFLAAKNGAFPKLFLKNNQNNVPISSLWLTTIVVQGSLIAVYFFNKNYTQLLLISSVMILLPYFLVSAFYLKESIRHKRTPHIAIASVASIYALWLLYAAGLDLLLLSGVLYLVGLVIFSISYFEHKKSLKQNQLN, encoded by the coding sequence ATGTCTGCTGCCAAAATCGGATTATTGTCTCTTACAGCGTTGGTATTTAGCTCTATGGTGGGGTCAGGTGTATTTAGCCTCCCCCAAAATATGGCTCAGGTTGCCAACGGCTCTGCCCTTCTTGTTGCATGGCTCATTACCGGAGTCGGCATTATTTTCTTGGCGCTCACGCTATTGCATTTGACCCGCCAACGACCAGACCTAGACGGCGGTATTTATAACTATGCGCGAGAAGGTTTTGGAGACCTGATTGGGTTTTGCTCGGCGTGGGGTTATTGGTTGTGTACCACCATTGGTATTGTAGGGTATGTCGTGATTGCCTTTTCAGGTGTTGGTATGTTTACCGACAGCAAAGACCATATTATTTTTGGTGAAGGCAATACGCTTTATTCCCTGATTGGTTCAAGTATTTTTGTATGGCTGGTACATTGGTTAGTGAGCCGAGGTATTAAAGAAGCTGCTGTAGTGAATTTATTGGCCACCATTGCCAAAATCATTCCAATGGTGGTTTTCATCTTCTTTACTTTCATTGCCTTTAAGTTTGATTTATTCAAACTCAACTTAAATGATTTCTCTTTAAAAGTTCCGCTTTGGCAGCAAGTTAAAGACCTGATGCTGATTACCCTTTGGGTATTTACAGGTATTGAAGGTGCTGTGGTTTTATCATCACGCGCAAAAAACCGTAATGACATTGGTAAAGCGACCATTTTAGGTGTGTTACTGGCGTTAAGTTTTTATGTAATGGTCACCGTATTGGCTTATGGTGTGGTGAGTCGTGAAGCGCTTGCAGGCATGCATAACCCATCGATGGCGACCATTTTGCAGCAACTGATCGGTCTACCGGGTACTGTCATTATTACCATCGGGTTGATTATTTCTGTTTCTTCGTCTTATTTAAGCTGGACGTTATTTGCGACCGAAATTCCATTTTTGGCTGCAAAAAATGGTGCATTCCCTAAATTATTTTTAAAGAATAATCAGAACAACGTACCCATTTCATCACTTTGGCTCACAACGATTGTGGTGCAAGGTTCACTCATTGCCGTGTATTTTTTCAATAAAAACTATACTCAGCTTTTATTGATTTCATCGGTCATGATTTTGCTGCCTTATTTTCTGGTGTCGGCTTTTTATCTTAAAGAATCAATTCGCCACAAACGCACACCACATATTGCCATTGCAAGCGTTGCTTCAATCTATGCGCTTTGGTTGCTCTATGCCGCAGGGTTAGACTTACTGCTGTTGTCTGGCGTGTTGTATTTGGTCGGCTTGGTTATTTTTTCAATCAGCTACTTTGAGCATAAAAAATCGCTTAAACAAAACCAACTCAATTAA
- a CDS encoding homocysteine S-methyltransferase family protein: MKILDGGLGRELARRGAPFRQPEWSALALIEAPETVKEVHLDFINAGAEVITTNNYAVVPFHIGQERFETDGVRLIKVAIEQAKNAVKESGKNVKIAGCLPPLFGSYRADLFQPEQAKNLAEPIINTLAPEVDFWLAETQSCLKEVETVHALLPQDGKDYWVSFTLQDEIKHEQALLRSGETMQQVAEFINKSNAKAVLFNCCQPEVILQAINEIKGLIPESVQIGAYANAFPPQDESATANDGLDEIRKDLDAPAYLGFAKQWQQAGASLVGGCCGIGPEHIAELSQFFKE, encoded by the coding sequence ATGAAAATTTTAGATGGTGGTTTAGGCCGTGAATTGGCCCGTCGTGGCGCTCCATTTCGTCAACCAGAATGGTCTGCTCTGGCACTCATTGAAGCTCCTGAAACAGTAAAAGAAGTCCACCTCGACTTTATTAACGCGGGTGCAGAAGTCATTACGACTAACAACTACGCTGTTGTACCATTTCACATTGGTCAAGAACGCTTTGAAACTGACGGCGTGCGTTTAATTAAAGTTGCGATTGAACAAGCAAAAAATGCAGTTAAAGAAAGCGGCAAAAATGTCAAAATCGCCGGCTGCTTACCCCCTTTATTTGGTTCTTACCGCGCAGACTTGTTTCAGCCTGAACAAGCGAAAAACCTTGCTGAGCCCATCATTAACACATTGGCACCAGAGGTTGATTTCTGGCTCGCTGAAACTCAATCTTGCTTAAAAGAAGTTGAAACAGTACATGCCTTGTTACCACAAGATGGTAAAGATTATTGGGTGTCTTTTACGCTGCAAGATGAAATCAAACATGAACAAGCACTCCTTCGTTCTGGCGAAACCATGCAACAAGTGGCTGAGTTTATAAACAAATCAAATGCCAAAGCCGTATTGTTTAACTGCTGTCAGCCTGAAGTGATTTTGCAGGCGATTAATGAAATTAAAGGACTCATTCCAGAGTCTGTACAAATTGGTGCTTATGCCAACGCTTTCCCACCGCAAGATGAAAGTGCTACTGCCAACGATGGTCTGGATGAAATCCGTAAAGACTTAGATGCGCCGGCTTATCTTGGTTTTGCAAAACAATGGCAGCAAGCAGGTGCAAGTCTAGTTGGCGGTTGCTGTGGTATTGGCCCAGAACACATTGCTGAACTTTCTCAATTTTTTAAAGAATAA
- the mqo gene encoding malate dehydrogenase (quinone), producing the protein MKKFLKYLLVLIILILIAGIVFLFRPIASKQVQTAKDEPVVDAVLVGGGIMSATLGTYFTELEPNWQIRMYERLDQVAQESSNGFNNAGTGHSGFMEMNYTEEKNGKMEIVKAEKVASQFEVAKQFWSYQVKQGVLAEPKTFINPVPHIAFVWGDNVQFLEKRYAAMIQSPLFKGMKFTEDPAVIKQWAPLVMNDRDPTQKVAATRMEVGSDVNYGSITNQLVKHLNQNPNFKLQTSTEVSGISQNDDKTWTVTFKDLKTGKTDHVKTRFVFIGAGGAAVKLLQLTGLPEAKQYAGFPVGGEFLITDNPAITSQHTAKVYGRAELGAPPMSVPHIDTRYIDGKKYVLFGPFATYSNKFLKNGSQLDLLASTNKNNVLPMTTVGLENLDLVKYLVSQVMMSDQDRLNELRKYYPDAKAEDWRLSQGGQRVQIIKKEPGKPATLQFGTEIFASKDGAVTALLGASPGASTSPYIMLNLLEKAFPQQTEGKWNQKLHEIVVSYKQDLSKDPALLDKVRQYTSSTLGLNYTSPFKAANDETAAAPVAKAN; encoded by the coding sequence ATGAAGAAGTTTTTGAAATACCTTCTGGTATTAATCATTCTTATTTTAATTGCAGGTATCGTTTTCTTGTTTAGACCGATTGCGTCAAAACAAGTACAAACTGCAAAAGATGAGCCTGTTGTTGATGCTGTTCTTGTTGGCGGCGGCATCATGAGTGCTACTCTCGGTACTTATTTCACAGAGCTTGAACCAAACTGGCAAATCCGTATGTATGAACGTCTTGACCAAGTTGCTCAAGAAAGTTCAAACGGCTTTAACAATGCCGGAACAGGCCACTCTGGCTTTATGGAAATGAACTATACCGAAGAAAAAAACGGTAAGATGGAAATTGTCAAAGCTGAAAAAGTTGCTTCTCAGTTTGAAGTGGCTAAACAGTTCTGGTCATATCAGGTAAAACAAGGCGTTTTAGCTGAACCAAAAACATTCATTAACCCAGTTCCACACATTGCTTTCGTTTGGGGCGATAACGTTCAGTTCTTAGAAAAACGTTATGCTGCCATGATTCAAAGCCCGTTGTTCAAAGGTATGAAATTTACTGAAGACCCAGCTGTGATTAAGCAATGGGCACCTTTAGTCATGAACGATCGTGATCCAACTCAAAAAGTTGCAGCGACTCGTATGGAAGTTGGTTCAGACGTAAACTACGGTTCAATCACGAACCAGTTGGTGAAACACTTAAACCAAAACCCAAATTTCAAATTACAGACTTCAACTGAAGTTTCTGGCATCAGCCAAAATGATGACAAAACTTGGACTGTAACTTTCAAAGATTTGAAAACTGGTAAAACAGATCACGTTAAAACACGTTTTGTGTTTATCGGTGCAGGTGGTGCAGCGGTTAAATTATTGCAACTTACTGGTCTACCAGAAGCGAAACAATATGCCGGCTTCCCTGTAGGTGGTGAGTTCTTAATTACTGATAACCCAGCAATTACGTCTCAACATACTGCAAAAGTATATGGCCGTGCTGAACTTGGTGCGCCTCCAATGTCTGTACCACATATTGATACACGTTATATCGACGGTAAAAAATATGTATTGTTTGGCCCATTTGCAACGTATTCAAACAAGTTCCTGAAAAATGGTTCTCAGCTTGACTTGCTTGCCTCTACCAACAAAAACAACGTTTTACCAATGACGACTGTTGGCTTGGAAAACCTTGATCTTGTGAAATACTTGGTAAGCCAAGTGATGATGTCAGACCAAGACCGTCTAAATGAACTTCGTAAATACTACCCAGATGCGAAAGCTGAAGACTGGCGCTTAAGCCAAGGTGGTCAACGTGTTCAGATCATCAAGAAAGAACCGGGTAAACCTGCAACACTTCAATTCGGTACAGAAATCTTTGCTTCTAAAGACGGCGCTGTAACTGCATTGTTAGGTGCGTCTCCGGGTGCTTCGACTTCTCCATACATCATGCTGAACTTGCTTGAAAAAGCTTTCCCACAGCAAACTGAAGGTAAGTGGAACCAGAAGCTTCATGAAATTGTAGTTTCTTATAAGCAAGACTTAAGTAAAGACCCTGCGTTACTCGACAAAGTTCGTCAGTACACAAGTTCTACACTTGGCTTGAACTATACATCTCCATTCAAAGCTGCAAACGATGAAACTGCTGCTGCCCCTGTTGCAAAAGCAAACTAA
- the betA gene encoding choline dehydrogenase yields MNIKEYDYIIIGAGSAGNVLAARLTEDKDTTVLLLEAGGPDYRLDFRTQMPAALAYPLQGRRYNWAYLTDPEPHMNNRRMECGRGKGLGGSSLINGMCYIRGNAMDLEQWSTHKGLENWSYADCLPYYKKAETRDIGGNDYHGDSGPVSVATPKNGNNVLFHAMVEAGVQAGYPRTDDLNGYQQEGFGPMDRTVTPKGRRSSTARGYLDMAKGRPNLTILTHATTNKILFNQKQAIGVEYIIGADQNNLQRALAKREVLLCAGAIASPQILQRSGVGQSTFLKSMDIDVVHDLPGVGENLQDHLEMYLQYKCKQPVSLYPALKWYNQPAIGAEWLFNGTGIGASNQFEAGGFIRSSDEFTWPNIQYHFLPVAINYNGSNAVKEHGFQAHVGSMRSPSRGRIKLKSKDPFEHPSILFNYMSTEQDWREFRDAIRITREIMQQPALDPYRGEEISPGKHLQSDAELDDFVRNHAETAYHPSCSCKMGEDEMAVVDGQGRVHGMQGLRVVDASIMPLIITGNLNATTIMIAEKIADQIRGREALPRSTAPFYVAS; encoded by the coding sequence ATGAATATTAAAGAATATGATTACATTATTATTGGCGCAGGATCTGCCGGAAATGTACTCGCTGCACGTCTTACCGAAGACAAAGATACTACCGTTTTATTGTTAGAAGCAGGTGGTCCGGATTATCGTTTGGATTTCCGTACACAAATGCCGGCAGCTTTGGCCTACCCTCTTCAAGGCCGTCGCTATAACTGGGCTTATTTAACCGACCCAGAACCACATATGAATAACCGCCGTATGGAATGTGGTCGTGGTAAAGGTTTAGGTGGCTCATCTTTAATTAACGGCATGTGCTATATCCGCGGTAACGCAATGGATTTAGAACAATGGTCAACCCATAAAGGCCTTGAAAACTGGTCTTATGCCGACTGCTTACCTTATTACAAAAAAGCTGAAACCCGCGACATTGGTGGCAATGACTACCACGGTGATAGTGGCCCTGTTTCAGTTGCCACTCCTAAAAATGGCAACAATGTACTGTTCCATGCCATGGTTGAAGCAGGCGTACAGGCAGGTTACCCACGTACCGATGACTTAAATGGTTATCAGCAAGAAGGCTTTGGTCCAATGGACCGTACAGTTACGCCTAAAGGTCGTCGTTCAAGCACCGCACGTGGTTATTTGGATATGGCCAAAGGTCGTCCAAACCTGACCATTTTGACCCATGCGACAACCAATAAAATCTTGTTTAACCAAAAACAAGCGATTGGTGTGGAATATATTATTGGTGCTGACCAAAACAACTTACAACGTGCCTTGGCAAAACGCGAAGTATTGTTATGTGCAGGTGCAATTGCTTCTCCGCAAATTTTACAGCGCTCTGGTGTTGGTCAAAGTACCTTCTTAAAATCAATGGACATTGATGTGGTTCATGATTTGCCGGGCGTAGGTGAAAACCTGCAAGACCATTTAGAAATGTACTTACAATATAAATGTAAGCAACCCGTTTCTTTATATCCTGCCTTGAAATGGTATAACCAACCTGCCATTGGTGCCGAGTGGTTATTTAATGGTACAGGTATTGGCGCAAGTAACCAGTTTGAAGCAGGCGGATTTATCCGTAGTTCAGATGAGTTCACATGGCCAAACATTCAATACCATTTCTTGCCAGTTGCCATTAACTATAACGGTAGTAATGCCGTAAAAGAGCATGGTTTCCAAGCACACGTAGGTTCAATGCGCTCGCCTTCACGTGGTCGTATCAAACTTAAATCGAAAGATCCGTTTGAACATCCAAGTATCTTGTTTAACTACATGTCGACTGAACAAGACTGGCGTGAATTCCGTGATGCAATTCGTATCACGCGTGAAATTATGCAGCAACCTGCACTTGACCCATATCGTGGTGAAGAAATTAGTCCGGGCAAACATTTGCAATCCGATGCAGAGCTTGACGACTTTGTTCGTAACCACGCAGAAACAGCTTACCATCCTTCTTGTAGCTGTAAGATGGGTGAAGATGAAATGGCTGTAGTAGATGGTCAAGGTCGCGTACATGGTATGCAGGGTTTACGCGTAGTTGATGCCTCAATTATGCCGCTGATTATTACCGGTAACTTAAACGCAACCACCATTATGATTGCCGAGAAAATTGCAGATCAAATTCGTGGGCGTGAAGCGTTACCACGTTCAACTGCACCCTTCTATGTAGCATCATAA
- the betB gene encoding betaine-aldehyde dehydrogenase: protein MNDAQVHQLYIHGRYVKATSGKTFNSINPANGEIIATLEQASEQDIEAAVKSAQQGQKIWAAMTAMERSRILRRAVDILRERNDELARLETLDTGKAYSETSTVDIVTGADVLEYYAGLATAIQGDQVPLRESSFFYTRREPLGVVAGIGAWNYPIQIALWKSAPALAAGNAMIFKPSETTPLTAFKLAEIYTEAGLPDGVFNVVQGAGREIGQWLTEHPVIEKISFTGGVETGKKVMASAAGSTLKEVTMELGGKSPLIICEDADLNRAADIAVMANFFSSGQVCTNGTRVFVPKSRLADFEKAVVERVKRIRMGDPMAEDTNFGPLTSFPHMEKVLSFIESGKQQGAKVLIGGGRATEGELAKGAYVLPTVFSDCTDQMAIVQEEIFGPVMSILSYETEEEVIRRANDTTFGLAAGVVTQDISRAHRIIHQIEAGICWINTWGESPAEMPVGGYKQSGVGRENGLTTLGHYTRIKSIQVELGDYQSIF, encoded by the coding sequence ATGAATGATGCACAAGTTCATCAGTTGTATATCCATGGACGCTACGTTAAAGCAACTAGTGGTAAAACATTTAATAGTATTAACCCTGCCAACGGCGAAATTATCGCGACTCTTGAACAAGCATCTGAGCAAGATATAGAAGCTGCTGTAAAAAGTGCCCAACAAGGACAAAAAATCTGGGCAGCTATGACCGCTATGGAGCGTTCACGCATTTTACGCCGCGCTGTCGATATTCTTCGTGAACGTAATGATGAGCTTGCTCGACTTGAAACCTTAGACACAGGCAAAGCCTATAGCGAAACATCTACAGTCGATATTGTGACTGGTGCAGATGTACTCGAATACTACGCAGGACTTGCAACTGCCATTCAGGGTGACCAAGTTCCACTTCGCGAATCAAGTTTCTTTTATACACGCCGTGAACCATTAGGCGTAGTTGCAGGTATTGGGGCTTGGAACTATCCAATTCAAATCGCTTTATGGAAATCTGCCCCTGCTCTTGCAGCCGGCAACGCCATGATTTTCAAACCAAGTGAAACAACGCCACTCACTGCATTTAAACTTGCAGAAATCTATACAGAAGCTGGTTTACCAGACGGCGTATTTAACGTTGTACAAGGTGCTGGCCGTGAAATTGGTCAATGGCTCACTGAACATCCTGTGATTGAAAAAATCTCATTCACTGGTGGCGTTGAAACCGGCAAAAAAGTCATGGCAAGCGCTGCTGGCTCTACACTTAAAGAAGTGACCATGGAGCTTGGTGGTAAGTCACCACTGATTATTTGTGAAGATGCTGACCTGAACCGTGCAGCAGATATTGCAGTTATGGCGAACTTCTTTAGTTCAGGTCAGGTCTGTACCAACGGTACGCGTGTATTTGTTCCAAAATCACGTTTAGCCGATTTTGAAAAAGCTGTGGTAGAGCGTGTAAAACGTATTCGCATGGGCGATCCAATGGCTGAAGACACAAACTTCGGTCCACTCACTAGCTTCCCGCACATGGAAAAAGTGTTGTCTTTCATTGAGTCAGGCAAACAACAAGGAGCTAAAGTCTTAATTGGTGGTGGCCGTGCGACCGAAGGCGAACTTGCCAAAGGCGCTTATGTACTTCCGACGGTATTTAGTGACTGTACTGACCAGATGGCGATTGTTCAAGAAGAAATTTTTGGACCTGTCATGAGCATCTTAAGCTATGAAACCGAAGAAGAAGTCATCCGTCGTGCCAACGATACGACCTTTGGTTTGGCTGCCGGCGTTGTTACTCAAGACATTAGTCGCGCTCATCGGATTATTCACCAGATTGAAGCTGGTATTTGCTGGATTAACACCTGGGGCGAATCGCCTGCCGAAATGCCAGTAGGTGGCTATAAACAATCAGGTGTAGGCCGCGAAAATGGTCTCACCACTCTTGGGCACTACACCCGTATCAAATCTATTCAAGTTGAACTTGGCGATTATCAAAGCATTTTTTAA
- the betI gene encoding transcriptional regulator BetI, translating to MTKRRVKPEHVRREEIMNAALDVIYEVGLSNTTIAQIAKKAELSTGIVSHYFGDKQGLINTCMQEMLNVLRRKTEQYRAEADSHPESQIKAIIDSNFDISQVNEKAMRVWLDFWSASMHVPDLSRLQKINDQRLYSNLKFYFLKLMEEQQASVAARGLAALIDGLWLRGSLSRHNEFDSNLARSIAYDYVQTQLQFANKPLQERQNE from the coding sequence ATGACAAAACGCAGAGTAAAACCAGAGCATGTGCGCCGTGAAGAGATTATGAACGCTGCACTCGACGTAATTTATGAAGTGGGGTTATCCAATACCACCATTGCACAAATTGCAAAAAAAGCCGAGCTGTCGACCGGCATTGTCAGCCATTACTTTGGTGACAAACAGGGGTTAATAAATACCTGTATGCAAGAAATGCTAAATGTTTTGCGTCGGAAAACCGAACAGTACAGAGCAGAAGCAGATTCGCATCCAGAGAGCCAGATTAAGGCGATTATTGACTCTAACTTTGACATTAGTCAGGTCAACGAAAAAGCAATGCGGGTCTGGTTAGACTTTTGGTCTGCAAGTATGCATGTACCAGACTTAAGCCGCTTGCAAAAGATTAATGATCAACGCCTGTATTCCAACTTGAAGTTTTATTTTCTCAAGTTAATGGAAGAACAACAGGCCAGTGTTGCCGCTCGAGGTTTGGCAGCATTGATTGATGGATTATGGTTACGAGGCAGTTTAAGCCGTCATAACGAATTTGACAGCAACCTTGCCCGTTCCATTGCTTACGATTATGTACAAACGCAATTGCAATTTGCGAACAAGCCTTTGCAGGAGAGACAAAATGAATGA